The nucleotide window tcccctgatcaagtccccctccctcctcagcccgaagagcaatcagggttccctgccctgtggaaagtccaaggaacccccacctccatccagttctagtaaggtgagcatccaaactgcctaggctcttacaaagccagtacgtgcagtaggatcagaaacccattgccattgttcttgagttctcagtagtcctcattgtccgctatgttcagcgagtccggttttatcccaggctttttcatacccaggccagctggccttggtgagttcccaatagaacatccccattgtctcagtgtgtgggtacccCCCTTGCGGTCCtaagtttcttgctcgtgctctctctccttctgctcctgatttggaccttgagatttctgtccggtgctccaatgtgggtctctgtctctgtctcctttcattatctgatgaaggttaatattcaggaggatgcctatatgtttttctttgggttctccttatttagcttctctaggatcactaactataggctcaatgtcctttgtttatggctagaaaccaaatatgagtgagtacatcccatgctcctctttttgggtctggcttacctcactcaggatagtgttttctatatccatccatttgcatgcaaaattcaagaagcccttgttttttactgctgagtagtactctaatatgtatatattccatactttcttcatccattcttctattgaagggcatctaggttgtttccaggttctggctattacaaacaatgatgctatgaacatagtagagcatatataaAAACCTTCTTGAATATTGGAGGTAAAACTTTTCACTGGATCCTCAGAGAGCTTCAACCACCTGGGTTTGTCTTGAGTGTGCTCATGCTATTCTACTGGGAACTTCCCAGGGTCCCAGGGTAGATTTCATCTCTGAGATCTGCTATGCCCTTTCTGTCTAGCCTCTGCATGTTCCTTCTATCACCCTTACCTAATCCCAAAGACTGTGCTTGCCTCTGTCCTAACTCTTGATGTTTCCTGCAATAATAACAAAATCATGTTTTCACCTGATTTTTCCCTAAGCAACATATAGAACATAAAGAGAAGATAATGAGAGACATAcagaaaatattccatatatcctaggtatttctgaaaagtttttttctataagaGTCACTTCTTGTCTGTGGTTCCTACTTCAAGCCATGTGTTGTGAACCCCAATGAGCAAAGTTTCCTTGATCTTGAACTCTGGCTCACCCACAAGATATAGTATCTTGAAGAAACACACATatctgagtttttatttgtttcctttctttccttcattccctccttccctcctttccttcctccctctcttttttcctttctttcttttatccatCCCTGCTTCctctactctttttctttctcttaggaaACCATTTTCTAAAAGTTGACCGTGTGGACAATTTCAGTATTTTGAGCACTGATTTAGTACAAATATATCTGTAGAAATCTCTGAGTTAAATTCTTTATGCAAAATAGGCTTTCTTATAAAGCCGCTTAGGGAATAAGCTCAAAGGCTTAGAAAATAATCACCCTTTGAATAAAGTTATTTAATCTAAATTGTCATGTGAAGGCTTTCTACAAACATACTTTGTTTACACAAGCTACAAGGAAAGGCCAaagaatgtgttttcattttagaaTGTTATTTCTAATACTGAGTAAAAAATAAAGTGGTTAGAATTATCCATAATGGTTTGCTTGCAGGCAATTCTGCtatcattttctatttccatagaTTATTACAGATGAACTCTATGAccaataagaaattattttttctgtagATTGAGATTTTAGCATGGTAGCAACAAATAAACTTCCCAGTTGCTCTCTGATTCACATTCATAATATTCTAGTcctcatcaaaaatagaaaacaggaatTGTACCTCAGGGACTTTTGTGTCTGGCATCTCATTAGAGTATTGAGAAACATATGTAAAAGGAGATAAAGTCATCACTCAaactaatatatttaattttggaaataatatcaaaatattattttaagatgaaaacaCATTTTGAAGTCAATGAATTATTAACAAATATATTaggttatttaataaatattagagGGTTTAACATACAAGTTGACAAAGGTATAAATCCACATTTAGTTAGTAGACAATGATCACAATGGCAATATATGATTTATTCTatcatatatagagatatatgtgTCTGTCTTTCAGGGTTCTGTGAGTGGTGGACATATGTGACAATgcaagcatgcatgtatgtggaagcTAGACCATTTGAACTATTGTTCCTCAGATACTTTCCATATTGTCTCTCgcctggcctggagctcaacAAGCAGGCAATGCTTGTAGACCAATGGGCCACAAAGATCCATCTGttcctgtctccccagcactgggcttgCAAGGATACAATACTACACTCGGCATTTTATAGCCTGGGTTCTAAAGATTGAACAAGAGACCACAAAGGTAAACTGAATCACCTCACAGGACCATGAGAAATAATAATTTGTCTCAAATTGGTAACTACAGGTAAAGTTCATTGTACAGTAATATGTCATCAGATGAACTAATAATGGCAAATCCATGCAAAGAGATTCAAGGGGAAGATGATGACATATTTATTTCTGACTTGAATTCTCAAGTATGGTCTTGAGATCAGAGAGCAGAAGATACATACCCTGTCATCTGCTCTTGCCTTAACATTCATGTTTATAGGGAGTTTTGAAGACTGATAGATGGAATTTGGTGAAGTTTTCCCTTTTGCATCCAAAAGGTATTTTATAGTTCACAAAGGTTTACCATGGGAGCAGAAAAAGGACCAAGTATTATAGATCACGTGACTTGTGGTCTATGACTTTTGAAGTATCAGATTTTAACACTGATCATTAGTTAAGTCTTCAGTATTTTTATACTTTCCTTCTGAATGGACAAGTGGAAGAAGCAAGGGGGCAGGGAGAATGAGAGAATCAGGTGGGAAGAGGGAGAACATTGGATTGAGGGAGGGAATGAAAGGAGATAGCTAGAAGTAAAGGGCATAAGAAGggtggtatggaaacctagtgcagtggaaagtaaaaataaattgactcctaatgatattctgctatgcttatagatcagtgtcttatccagccatcatcagagaggcttcctcctgcagcagatgggaagagatgcagagacccacacccaGACATtgtgcagagacagacagatacacacacacacacacacacacacacacacacacacacacacacacacacgggagtgagagacagagagagacagagagaatgaccctggaacacacagctctaaatttCATCAAATCCCTGCTCTCAGAGctcacaggaggaagaagaagggaagacagaacacTGGGAGAACTAGGCCCCCTAAaacaactgagcaaagctcacaTGAGCTCACAGAGCCCGAAGCACTAATCAAAAGCCTACACAGGTCTGTACcaagtcctctgcatatatactaTAGCTATTAAGTTTAAtacttttatgggactcctgactcTGAGCCGGTGGGTTTCTGATTCTTGGtcctgttcttgttttgtttgtttgttttctgttggcttGTTTGGTACAACTACAATATGATGGTTCTTGTTTGATCTTACTATACTTTACTTTGTTAAGTTTGTAGCTATCTCCTAGATGACTGTCCTTTTCTAATGACAAACAGGAAGGAAATGGATCCAGATGGGATGGGGCATGGGAAGAAGCGGATGAGTAGATGGAGGGAATTGCTTCAGACTattttgtatgagaaaagaacttATGTTTACTAAAAGGAAGAAATGTAGTACCTTTTGTAACAATATTTTTCTAACTCTGCTGCTAAAATTTAagtgtttaattaaaatttatatgttgGCAATACTTTTCATGCATATTAAATTCTCTCATTAACTCTAATGATAAATTTAGAGATTCTTCAGGGTTTTATTCTTTacagaaatggaatgtttttacAAATACTGAAAACTTTATTTACCTTCttgattgtttaattttctttttctttgaaaagttgTGCTTTCCGTAATATGATACTGTTGAATAGAATCAAAAGGGTGGAGAATTTATGTTCATGGTTttgaaggaaatattttcaatatatttattttgagcCTTTGAAGGTTTCATTACCCTACTGAAGGACTTTTATCtacatcttttgttgttgttgttgttgttacaaaaGAATCTCCTCtcctcatttaattttctttattccccTTTGTATACAATATGGGCAGAATAGTGTTATCacattataaaatgtaattttgggGAGTTAcccatttctctatttcttttttttttttttttgagaaaaggaaaaaaaaaaacaagtttccgcctcctcccagcctcccatttccctccccctcctcccacccttatccccatccccctactcctctcccctttcctctccagaccaaagagcagtcagggttccctgccctgtggtaagtccaaggtcctcccccctctgtccatatctaggaaggtgaacatccaaactggctagactcccacaaagccagcacattaagtaggatcaaaaccccgtgccattgtccttggcttctcatcagccctcattttcgccatgttcagagagtccggttttatcccatgctttttcagtcccagtccagctggccttggtgagctcccaatagatcggctccactgtctcagtgggtgtgtgcacccctcgtggtcccaacttctttgctcatgttctccctcctgctcctcattgggaccttgggatctacATCTTGATTGTTACCAATGTCCAGAGCTAATTAATGAGAGTTAGACTTATGCTaagtacatttttctctgcaagatgatcatttaatttattttcaaaaaggaaaatttttcAATATGATAAAACAATAATTTCTCTGATGAAGCTACCTTTGTACCCCTGAcgttaattcttttttcttttcatttattgtaCAGATTTGGTTTGTTTAGTATTTTGTTCAGGAAAATTATATATAGGTTCTTGAGGAAAATTGTCCTTTAAATTTCCTTCCTTTGTCAGTTCtcactttttccttcttctcggcattccattttatttaacattttatgaaaaaaaatcatataaatcCAAAAGGAACTGTATGATTATTCCCCACATGTCTGTTACTAAGAGATCCATTTATTGCCTACCTTGTTCCATTCAACCCCTCCCCTTTTGTCAATAATGCAGCAAATTATGTTGATGTAAGTTCTGAGAAACATTTTTTATCTGTAATTATTATATTAAGCTTTAAAGGCCAAAAGCATCTCAGATAATACAGTATCAACATCCAGGTTGGCATGTAAAAACATAACACCTTAACTTTATTAATTACTTACATTTCACCCTTAATTTCATAATTATTATGTTTTCATTAAATGTTTCCATATTagaatataaatgtattttatgtattggACTTTCCATATATTTCTCTCAGTTGTTAAGTATtgtgcaattttattttatttattcattgtttgaattcacattttcttgatttttctactTGCATTTGTTTTGATATAACATAAAATCTCATCATCTAATTTCCTGGAAATAGATGGATAGGTAATAATGACAACTTCTCaaattgtttttctcttgggGAACTTTTAAACACCAAATTATCATAAAAATGCCAATATTATTCACATCAGTGATGTTCATAGCACTAGACATTAAAGTAGGCACTAAACAATATTTGAGCATTTCTGAAGCATTTCTGGAAATGCCCACATGTTTTGAAAACCATATGTATGTCAAGTCATTTTACAAGGAAAGCTATGGAAGGTAACTTGCTTTTCATCAAGATAATCATTTGTCCTCAGGAAGAAGACTTCAACATACATTCAAAGAGAGTGTTTAAAAGTATGTATTTAAGGGATGAGGCttgttaatattaattattttcattgtttggtGTAGTTCAAGGTCATAATGTGAAATGTCATCTTCATTCTGCCTGTACTTGCAGAATTAATGCAAAAGCACACACCATTTACTCATCATTTTCTTGACCTCACAAATACAAGGTTTTGTACCATAAAAATAGCACTCTTTACTACAATTATGAAAATGATACCTTCAATGCCATCCTGAGAGGATCTTAAACATCCCATCAGTGTGTAATCAAAGCTGAAGATATTACTCTGAATATCAGGTGCACAGCTCAGAATTACTGTTAGCCTAGTTCTTATTATGTCTCAATCTTGCCTcaaagcagcagcaggagagcAAGTTTATTTGACCACTGTTTCTTGAAACCTCAACTGTAATATTGACTCAAGAGATTATCAAGCTTCCTACGAACTTTGGTACAGGGTTTTCACCTTGGCCTAAaaattccctttcttctttcaagtAGTACACCATCATCATCAATAATTACAAGTCCTGACTAATCAAACATTAAATTATTAATATAGTTTAAATCTCACAAAACAAAGTACCAGGAAGCATGCATGTGAATCTACAGGTATGACTTCCTTCTGGTGGAGCAAAAGTTAATATCTGTTTTCCTCAGCAACTTAAGGTTCCAATATTTTGAAAATGGTGTCAGAGcatttatcattttcttaaatttcccAGAACAAGGtacctgggaggaggtggggaaagtTCAAACTGCACCCACTCCGGACAACTGCGCAGGGCAGCTAACTGGAAAGGGCTCCATATGTAGCAGTTTACAGTCTTTGCCAGGAAGAAACTTGTGATTTTGATGGGAACCTCCTGGAGTCAGTGCCAAGCACCACCTACCTCCCTGACTTGCATAAGCATTCCAGTTATTCACTCTGATGCCCCTCCCTCAAATCCTGTTATAAAAGCACAGCCATCTCTGCCCTGACAAACCATCCCACATCTCTGCAAGACAGGTAAGTAGGAGCTGAAAGATGATGAGAGCCTTGCAGTGGTTCACCACTCATAACTCAGGAGAAAGTATGGTAGAGTACCAGTCCTCACCAAGTATAGGGTTCCGAGAATCAGGAATGGCTTCCTGAAAAGTTttcagaggaaggggaaaaaTGGGTTCTTTTCATTTCAGAATCAAAGAAGGAGAGGAATAGGGTGCAAATCTAAAAATTTCTACAGGGTTAGTCAAAGGAGAAGGAATGGGATGGTTCTCTCAACATATCAACTCTTATCATATTTCCCACCACGACACTGGTTGTTCCTCCCTCTCAGATAAGATGCTGCCTTTCACAGCTCTCACCAGCATGTCCTGGATGCTACTCTCCTGCCTGATGCTCTTATCTCAGGTGCAAGGTAAGATTTTTCTGCTCCTAGAACTGAATTTCTTATGAGTGTCCAGAGCTAAGGAGCAGAGGAAGGCTCTGGAGAGTCTCCTGCAACAATGATGAAGAGATTCCCATACAGAAACACTGCCTGCCACTCCTCTGCCATGCTGCGTTCCTCTAAGGCACTAATGACAGATGGTTTCATAGCAGCTCATTATTGAAACTAAAGATATTCCTATTTTTCTAGAAACTTCTAGTTGGTGACTTTAACAAGGAAAGTGTGTCAGTCACTAATGAACTGTTGAACaagagaaggagtggatgggcCAATGTATAGACTGTTGGCCTAGAATTTGGGATCTATGGATAATaagagaagaatgaaaaataaaattaaaagaagactGTTTCCCATGCAATACATCAATTTTAAGATCAAAATGAGAAAGTAAAGGTgacagagagtctgtattatggACTTTATCTCCAAAGACAGGCTTCATAAACATTTGCGTTGTTGATCTACCCATATAAGCCAAGCTCTTCATTTCACTCCACCACTGTCTttatctccttctgctccagggGAAGATGCCAAGGAAGATGTCCCCTCTTCAAGAATCAGCTGCCCCAAGGGCTCCCAAGCCTATGGCTCCTATTGCTATGCCTTGTTCAAGATTCCTAAATCCTGGTTTGATGCAGATGTGAGTGCTGGAGGTTGCAGAGGAGGGAACCAGTGGGAAGTGCATGTCAGTCACAGAAAAAGTGGGCTCCCTTCTCTATGCTTCCATGAAATCCCTGTTTTTCTTCCAGTAGCCCCTATCACCTACATTAGCCCATCATTCACTCATGAGATCTCAGTCTGTGACTTATTCTGTCTTTCCTCACCTAGCTGGCCTGCCAGAAGAGGCCCTCAGGACACCTTGTGTCTGTGCTCAGTGGATCTGAAGCTTCCTTTGTTTCCTCTATGGTTAAAAGAAGTGCAAACAGTGGCCAATATGTGTGGATTGGGCTCCATGACCCAACACTGGTGAGATACCCTCTCCTCCCATGTAATTTGTCTCTCAttgattttgtttcctggccCATTCTTTGTGTTTCTATGAGGAAAGACCCAATTATACGTAGATCTCAAACTCTGGATAGCGGCTAGGGCAAAGGGAAATCCCTGGGTTCTGTTGAGGCTCCTAGTCTTCATGATATTCAACTGACCATTGTCAGCTTTTACAAAATTCCTAAATGAGGCTTTGGAATTATCTTTTGTGAGTTTCAGGGTGTTTGTACCCTTGATTCTGACGGAACACCAAAAGAGGAGAATATCCATAATTATTCTTCACAGAATAGATGTGATTCAGAGAAATTTACAAAAGCACAACTTGCTATGTTCACCAAGGgacatattatttttttctgagtttaaaTAGATCGCGAGTATCAGCAAAGATCTGATAATAGGAAGGAGATATCCAGGTTGAATCCTGGGTAGCATTTGAAGGACTAGATCAATTCCATGAGACTGGACATAGGCATCAGCTCTTCCCAGTAAGGAATCATGCAAACAGAGCTTCAGTGGCCCTTATTTTCCCACGGCTGCCTCCTCTCTAGGGCCAAGAACCCAATGGAGGTGGATGGGAGTGGAGTAATGCTGATGTGATGAATTACCTCAACTGGGAGGTAGTTCCTTCCAGTGCTTCAGGCGGTTACTGTGGCAGCCTGTCAAGAAGCTCAGGTAAGAAAGAGGGCAGTCCTCTCTGAAAACCAATGTTTTTCCACTTTGCTATTCTGGATCTCTTGTCTCCTTCCATGTCTCCTTTCTTTGTATCTTGTCCTGCTGGAGTGAGGTACTGGTAAAGATGACAGAAAGACCCTGGATCCTAGACTGAGTTTACAAAATGCCCCCTGAcacttttattttgcttcttctgtgtctgcaggATATCTGAAGTGGAGAGATAATTATTGTGACTTGGAGTTACAATATGTCTGCAAGTTCAAAGCCTAGAAGACAGAGTTAGCACCCTGAGATTAGTATGTAGCTCACCATGATCAAGAACCCAAGTGTGAAGACAGATGCAAGAAGGGAACATTCTCCAATCCTAACCTCTATCAattctctcctcttctgccccTTCTTCACTTTCATCTGAGACTCTTCTGTATGTACTCATGCCTGAGTTCTCAGActgtaataataaatatataactcatatgtatattttttgtgATCTATTTATTTAGTAAATTAACAAAACATATCAGCTAAAAGAAAGGGATAAGTAgagttaaatttttaaagaagatcCAGTTATCATGGGaagggagagacattttctttgttAACCACAAGAAGTGTTTTCATGATCCTTTAAGCTATCCTTCATGCATCTGTAAGGAGCCCTAACTAAATCTGTTGGGTCACACATGCATACTAAAGACAAAAATATGAAAGTAAATGGTAGTAAATAGAAAGGAGGAAGACGATGGATGATAGTGAGAAGGAGATGAGAAATGGGGGCTTCATACAAAATACATGGCATTCATATGTAAAAGTATCATAATGAACccaagcaataaaagcaacaaaaccaaagaatatgtgtttatacacctatatcattttaaatacaaataaatctgttaaaaataaaaaatgagaaaggtAGGTAATAgtattattagaaaaaaataaaggaataactATGTTAACTTTAGCCAAGttctatttcagaaaataaaacattatcaaGAATAAAGAGAACCATTTGAAAAACCTTAAAAtttctcagttttttaaaaagtatgtgccTGAGAACAAAACTGCAAATCAATGTGACAAAGACTTTCAAAACCACAGTGGAAATAAACAGCCACTTCAGATCTTTGACCCATGGTAAGGCTGGTTCTGGTACAAGCACTGTAAGTTGCTAACATAGTAGTTCAAAATGATCTTACTTCATCTAGCCTATCCATATGTCAAG belongs to Microtus pennsylvanicus isolate mMicPen1 chromosome 8, mMicPen1.hap1, whole genome shotgun sequence and includes:
- the Reg3g gene encoding regenerating islet-derived protein 3-gamma, with the translated sequence MLPFTALTSMSWMLLSCLMLLSQVQGEDAKEDVPSSRISCPKGSQAYGSYCYALFKIPKSWFDADLACQKRPSGHLVSVLSGSEASFVSSMVKRSANSGQYVWIGLHDPTLGQEPNGGGWEWSNADVMNYLNWEVVPSSASGGYCGSLSRSSGYLKWRDNYCDLELQYVCKFKA